A stretch of the Strigops habroptila isolate Jane chromosome 15, bStrHab1.2.pri, whole genome shotgun sequence genome encodes the following:
- the ODF2 gene encoding outer dense fiber protein 2 isoform X2 yields the protein MLLKESSNLNQGWPLLLSGTEGSGVISSFLIHRFPSIVLPFPVCGRRAMKNRSSSPPLHVHVDENTPVHVHIKKGQKTTPAKCQQKHKQKVKGDTVNVCRSVRVRTKAPWVPPGKTSVRESTCKWEGPAHRLEVAPPDSDKMPSVMHLSDLSADEEDVVCCRMNEYEKKIDSLINAVGMMKEAKLQEKEEHKQLTERLLEEQKEQLNEVTQELVETEHENTLLRRNMERIREEKDLTMLEKKYLQHEKECLMSKLSEAERDAAAAARQIRALENTIGRLNIEKHMSSSDINALTRQKELLLQKLTTFEETNQTLRQLLKEQHNKEKDAQKLMARQKILLKRLADSDAENVDQAKAVEELSKSMEAMKAHLQAQLRGKEAENNRLTVQLRNLERGEAQHKAEVERIMEQLKEVKQKADRDKEALKKALRAQKERAERSEEYAEQLTAQLTEKDGYVAEALSTLETWRNRHDKAVKDRSDLELEIVTLTSRLADLLEEQATREDKVRNDRDVVPDKVHRQNSETSALKMENERLKASVAPMEEKLKQAQAEVQQLRISVKNYEGMIENYKSQILKTQMEAEDAAAKLEKFGKENKALKEEKNNEMDLSHKQLQSRLAELEKLPEILKMKEAQIAEYREQLQNYERKNVDLSVLISDLRQQIELQGDKMEMTRERCQSAQEDKKQLTLKVEELERKLESTSAQNIEFLQVIAKREESIHQCQLRLDEKTRECSSLARQLEMAIEDAKRQVEQTRERATSRERSAQSKMLDLETQLSRNKTELNQLRRSKDDAERRYESRLQDLKDRLEQSESTNRSMQNYVQFLKSSYANVFGDSALLGSLSHSRSSP from the exons ATGCTACTGAAAGAAAGCTCAAACCTTAACCAAGGCTGGCCATTGTTGCTTTCTGGCACAGAGGGAAGTGGTGTTATTTCCAGTTTCCTTATCCACAGGTTTCCTTCCATTGTCTTGCCCTTTCCCGTTTGTGGGAGAAGAGCCATGAAGAACCGTTCCTCATCTCCCCCTTTGCACGTCCATGTGGATGAAAACACCCCTGTCCATGTCCATATTAAAAAGGGTCAGAAAACCACACCTGCAAAATGCCAG caaaagcaCAAGCAGAAAGTGAAGGGGGATACTGTGAATGTGTGTCGAAGTGTCCGGGTGAGAACAAAAGCCCCCTGGGTACCCCCAGGCAAAACATCTGTCCGGGAGTCCACCTGCAAATGGGAG GGACCAGCTCACCGCCTAGAAGTTGCACCTCCAGATTCAGACAAAATGCCTTCGGTGATGCACCTGAGCGACCTCTCTGCAGATGAGGAGGATGTTGTTTGCTGCAGAATGAATGAATATGAAAAGAAGATAGATAGCCTCATAAATGCAGTGGGAATGATGAAGGAG GccaagctgcaggaaaaggaggaacACAAGCAGTTGACAGAGCGTCTCTTGGAGGAGCAGAAAGAGCAACTAAATGAAGTCACACAAGAGCTGGTAGAAACAGAACATGAGAATACGCTGCTCAGGCGCAATATGGAGCGCataagggaagagaaagacCTGACTAT GCTAGAGAAAAAGTACCTGCAGCATGAGAAGGAGTGTTTGATGTCCAAGCTGAGCGAGGCAGaaagggatgcagcagcagcagccaggcagatCCGTGCCCTGGAAAATACAATTGGGAGACTCAACATT GAGAAGCACATGAGCAGCTCAGACATTAATGCACTGACAAGGCAAAAAGAACTTCTGCTCCAGAAATTGACCACCTTTGAAGAAACCAACCAGACGCTACGACAGCTTCTCAAAGAGCAGCACAACAAGGAG AAGGATGCTCAGAAGTTAATGGCGCGGcaaaaaatattgctgaaaagGCTGGCTGACTCAGATGCAGAGAATGTG GATCAGGCAAAGGCAGTAGAGGAACTCTCCAAATCTATGGAGGCTATGAAAGCCCATTTACAAGCGCAGTTGCGAGGCAAAGAAGCGGAGAACAACCGCCTGACTGTGCAGCTACGG aATCTGGAGCGTGGTGAAGCTCAGCACAAGGCAGAGGTGGAACGTATCATGGAACAGCTGAAAGAAGTAAAGCAGAAGGCAGATCGTGACAAAGAGGCCCTGAAGAAAGCCCTCCGTGCACAGAAAGAGAGGGCAGAGCGGAGTGAAGAGTACGCAGAGCAACTGACTGCCCAGCTAACAGAAAAG GACGGGTATGTTGCTGAGGCGCTGTCTACTCTGGAGACCTGGAGGAACCGCCACGACAAAGCAGTAAAGGACAGGAGTGACCTTGAACTGGAGATTGTTACACTGACcag CCGTCTTGCAGACTTGCTGGAGGAGCAGGCAACTCGGGAGGACAAGGTGCGGAATGACAGAGATGTGGTGCCAGATAAAGTGCATCGACAGAATTCAGAGacctctgctttaaaaatggagAATGAAAGACTAAAG GCTAGTGTGGCCCCAATggaggaaaagctgaagcaaGCACAGGCTGAAGTGCAGCAGCTCAGAATCTCTGTCAAAAACTACGAAGGGATGATTGAAAACTACAAATCACAG ATATTAAAGACCCAAATGGAAGCAGaagatgcagcagcaaaactggagaagtttggaaaagagaacaaggcactaaaggaggaaaagaataatGAGATGGATCTG TCACACAAGCAGTTGCAGAGCAGGCTTGCTGAACTGGAAAAGCTGCCCGAGATCCTAAAGATGAAAGAAGCACAGATAGCAGAATATAGAGAGCAACTTCAGAATTATGAGAGGAAGAACGTCGACCTGTCTGTCCTAATTTCAGATCTTCGTCAGCAG ATTGAGCTCCAGGGGGACAAAATGGAGATGACAAGGGAGAGGTGTCAGTCTGCCCAGGAGGACAAAAAGCAGCTCACCTTGAAGGTGGAAGAGCTGGAAAG AAAACTAGAGTCAACGAGTGCCCAGAACATAGAATTCCTTCAGGTCATAGCAAAGCGGGAGGAGTCGATCCACCAGTGCCAGCTGCGGTTAGACGAGAAGACCCGGGAGTGTAGCTCCTTGGCGCGTCAGCTGGAGATGGCCATTGAGGATGCCAAAAGACAA GTGGAACAAACCCGAGAACGAGCAACCTCTAGAGAGAGGTCAGCCCAGTCCAAGATGTTGGATTTGGAGACCCAGCTGAGTAGGAATAAGACAGAACTGAACCAATTGCGTCGGAGCAAAGATGAT GCAGAGCGCCGCTATGAAAGCCGTCTGCAGGACTTAAAGGATCGATTGGAGCAGTCGGAGAGCACCAACCGCAGCATGCAAAACTACGTCCAGTTCCTTAAGTCTTCCTATGCCAATGTTTTTGGAGACAGTGCCTTGCTGGGCTCCCTCAGCCACTCTCGTTCTTCCCCATGA
- the ODF2 gene encoding outer dense fiber protein 2 isoform X4 gives MTSVSAQNALSRRAKSVRISQKHKQKVKGDTVNVCRSVRVRTKAPWVPPGKTSVRESTCKWEGPAHRLEVAPPDSDKMPSVMHLSDLSADEEDVVCCRMNEYEKKIDSLINAVGMMKEAKLQEKEEHKQLTERLLEEQKEQLNEVTQELVETEHENTLLRRNMERIREEKDLTMLEKKYLQHEKECLMSKLSEAERDAAAAARQIRALENTIGRLNIEKHMSSSDINALTRQKELLLQKLTTFEETNQTLRQLLKEQHNKEKDAQKLMARQKILLKRLADSDAENVQLQMKLQEKEKEVESLANQIQAGKDQAKAVEELSKSMEAMKAHLQAQLRGKEAENNRLTVQLRNLERGEAQHKAEVERIMEQLKEVKQKADRDKEALKKALRAQKERAERSEEYAEQLTAQLTEKDGYVAEALSTLETWRNRHDKAVKDRSDLELEIVTLTSRLADLLEEQATREDKVRNDRDVVPDKVHRQNSETSALKMENERLKASVAPMEEKLKQAQAEVQQLRISVKNYEGMIENYKSQILKTQMEAEDAAAKLEKFGKENKALKEEKNNEMDLSHKQLQSRLAELEKLPEILKMKEAQIAEYREQLQNYERKNVDLSVLISDLRQQIELQGDKMEMTRERCQSAQEDKKQLTLKVEELERKLESTSAQNIEFLQVIAKREESIHQCQLRLDEKTRECSSLARQLEMAIEDAKRQVEQTRERATSRERSAQSKMLDLETQLSRNKTELNQLRRSKDDAERRYESRLQDLKDRLEQSESTNRSMQNYVQFLKSSYANVFGDSALLGSLSHSRSSP, from the exons ATGACTTCAGTCTCTGCACAGAACGCACTGTCCAGAAGAGCCAAAAGCGTGAGAATAAGT caaaagcaCAAGCAGAAAGTGAAGGGGGATACTGTGAATGTGTGTCGAAGTGTCCGGGTGAGAACAAAAGCCCCCTGGGTACCCCCAGGCAAAACATCTGTCCGGGAGTCCACCTGCAAATGGGAG GGACCAGCTCACCGCCTAGAAGTTGCACCTCCAGATTCAGACAAAATGCCTTCGGTGATGCACCTGAGCGACCTCTCTGCAGATGAGGAGGATGTTGTTTGCTGCAGAATGAATGAATATGAAAAGAAGATAGATAGCCTCATAAATGCAGTGGGAATGATGAAGGAG GccaagctgcaggaaaaggaggaacACAAGCAGTTGACAGAGCGTCTCTTGGAGGAGCAGAAAGAGCAACTAAATGAAGTCACACAAGAGCTGGTAGAAACAGAACATGAGAATACGCTGCTCAGGCGCAATATGGAGCGCataagggaagagaaagacCTGACTAT GCTAGAGAAAAAGTACCTGCAGCATGAGAAGGAGTGTTTGATGTCCAAGCTGAGCGAGGCAGaaagggatgcagcagcagcagccaggcagatCCGTGCCCTGGAAAATACAATTGGGAGACTCAACATT GAGAAGCACATGAGCAGCTCAGACATTAATGCACTGACAAGGCAAAAAGAACTTCTGCTCCAGAAATTGACCACCTTTGAAGAAACCAACCAGACGCTACGACAGCTTCTCAAAGAGCAGCACAACAAGGAG AAGGATGCTCAGAAGTTAATGGCGCGGcaaaaaatattgctgaaaagGCTGGCTGACTCAGATGCAGAGAATGTG CAACTTCAGATGAAGcttcaggagaaagaaaaagaagtggagaGTCTTGCCAATCAGATACAGGCAGGAAAG GATCAGGCAAAGGCAGTAGAGGAACTCTCCAAATCTATGGAGGCTATGAAAGCCCATTTACAAGCGCAGTTGCGAGGCAAAGAAGCGGAGAACAACCGCCTGACTGTGCAGCTACGG aATCTGGAGCGTGGTGAAGCTCAGCACAAGGCAGAGGTGGAACGTATCATGGAACAGCTGAAAGAAGTAAAGCAGAAGGCAGATCGTGACAAAGAGGCCCTGAAGAAAGCCCTCCGTGCACAGAAAGAGAGGGCAGAGCGGAGTGAAGAGTACGCAGAGCAACTGACTGCCCAGCTAACAGAAAAG GACGGGTATGTTGCTGAGGCGCTGTCTACTCTGGAGACCTGGAGGAACCGCCACGACAAAGCAGTAAAGGACAGGAGTGACCTTGAACTGGAGATTGTTACACTGACcag CCGTCTTGCAGACTTGCTGGAGGAGCAGGCAACTCGGGAGGACAAGGTGCGGAATGACAGAGATGTGGTGCCAGATAAAGTGCATCGACAGAATTCAGAGacctctgctttaaaaatggagAATGAAAGACTAAAG GCTAGTGTGGCCCCAATggaggaaaagctgaagcaaGCACAGGCTGAAGTGCAGCAGCTCAGAATCTCTGTCAAAAACTACGAAGGGATGATTGAAAACTACAAATCACAG ATATTAAAGACCCAAATGGAAGCAGaagatgcagcagcaaaactggagaagtttggaaaagagaacaaggcactaaaggaggaaaagaataatGAGATGGATCTG TCACACAAGCAGTTGCAGAGCAGGCTTGCTGAACTGGAAAAGCTGCCCGAGATCCTAAAGATGAAAGAAGCACAGATAGCAGAATATAGAGAGCAACTTCAGAATTATGAGAGGAAGAACGTCGACCTGTCTGTCCTAATTTCAGATCTTCGTCAGCAG ATTGAGCTCCAGGGGGACAAAATGGAGATGACAAGGGAGAGGTGTCAGTCTGCCCAGGAGGACAAAAAGCAGCTCACCTTGAAGGTGGAAGAGCTGGAAAG AAAACTAGAGTCAACGAGTGCCCAGAACATAGAATTCCTTCAGGTCATAGCAAAGCGGGAGGAGTCGATCCACCAGTGCCAGCTGCGGTTAGACGAGAAGACCCGGGAGTGTAGCTCCTTGGCGCGTCAGCTGGAGATGGCCATTGAGGATGCCAAAAGACAA GTGGAACAAACCCGAGAACGAGCAACCTCTAGAGAGAGGTCAGCCCAGTCCAAGATGTTGGATTTGGAGACCCAGCTGAGTAGGAATAAGACAGAACTGAACCAATTGCGTCGGAGCAAAGATGAT GCAGAGCGCCGCTATGAAAGCCGTCTGCAGGACTTAAAGGATCGATTGGAGCAGTCGGAGAGCACCAACCGCAGCATGCAAAACTACGTCCAGTTCCTTAAGTCTTCCTATGCCAATGTTTTTGGAGACAGTGCCTTGCTGGGCTCCCTCAGCCACTCTCGTTCTTCCCCATGA
- the ODF2 gene encoding outer dense fiber protein 2 isoform X1, whose product MLLKESSNLNQGWPLLLSGTEGSGVISSFLIHRFPSIVLPFPVCGRRAMKNRSSSPPLHVHVDENTPVHVHIKKGQKTTPAKCQQKHKQKVKGDTVNVCRSVRVRTKAPWVPPGKTSVRESTCKWEGPAHRLEVAPPDSDKMPSVMHLSDLSADEEDVVCCRMNEYEKKIDSLINAVGMMKEAKLQEKEEHKQLTERLLEEQKEQLNEVTQELVETEHENTLLRRNMERIREEKDLTMLEKKYLQHEKECLMSKLSEAERDAAAAARQIRALENTIGRLNIEKHMSSSDINALTRQKELLLQKLTTFEETNQTLRQLLKEQHNKEKDAQKLMARQKILLKRLADSDAENVQLQMKLQEKEKEVESLANQIQAGKDQAKAVEELSKSMEAMKAHLQAQLRGKEAENNRLTVQLRNLERGEAQHKAEVERIMEQLKEVKQKADRDKEALKKALRAQKERAERSEEYAEQLTAQLTEKDGYVAEALSTLETWRNRHDKAVKDRSDLELEIVTLTSRLADLLEEQATREDKVRNDRDVVPDKVHRQNSETSALKMENERLKASVAPMEEKLKQAQAEVQQLRISVKNYEGMIENYKSQILKTQMEAEDAAAKLEKFGKENKALKEEKNNEMDLSHKQLQSRLAELEKLPEILKMKEAQIAEYREQLQNYERKNVDLSVLISDLRQQIELQGDKMEMTRERCQSAQEDKKQLTLKVEELERKLESTSAQNIEFLQVIAKREESIHQCQLRLDEKTRECSSLARQLEMAIEDAKRQVEQTRERATSRERSAQSKMLDLETQLSRNKTELNQLRRSKDDAERRYESRLQDLKDRLEQSESTNRSMQNYVQFLKSSYANVFGDSALLGSLSHSRSSP is encoded by the exons ATGCTACTGAAAGAAAGCTCAAACCTTAACCAAGGCTGGCCATTGTTGCTTTCTGGCACAGAGGGAAGTGGTGTTATTTCCAGTTTCCTTATCCACAGGTTTCCTTCCATTGTCTTGCCCTTTCCCGTTTGTGGGAGAAGAGCCATGAAGAACCGTTCCTCATCTCCCCCTTTGCACGTCCATGTGGATGAAAACACCCCTGTCCATGTCCATATTAAAAAGGGTCAGAAAACCACACCTGCAAAATGCCAG caaaagcaCAAGCAGAAAGTGAAGGGGGATACTGTGAATGTGTGTCGAAGTGTCCGGGTGAGAACAAAAGCCCCCTGGGTACCCCCAGGCAAAACATCTGTCCGGGAGTCCACCTGCAAATGGGAG GGACCAGCTCACCGCCTAGAAGTTGCACCTCCAGATTCAGACAAAATGCCTTCGGTGATGCACCTGAGCGACCTCTCTGCAGATGAGGAGGATGTTGTTTGCTGCAGAATGAATGAATATGAAAAGAAGATAGATAGCCTCATAAATGCAGTGGGAATGATGAAGGAG GccaagctgcaggaaaaggaggaacACAAGCAGTTGACAGAGCGTCTCTTGGAGGAGCAGAAAGAGCAACTAAATGAAGTCACACAAGAGCTGGTAGAAACAGAACATGAGAATACGCTGCTCAGGCGCAATATGGAGCGCataagggaagagaaagacCTGACTAT GCTAGAGAAAAAGTACCTGCAGCATGAGAAGGAGTGTTTGATGTCCAAGCTGAGCGAGGCAGaaagggatgcagcagcagcagccaggcagatCCGTGCCCTGGAAAATACAATTGGGAGACTCAACATT GAGAAGCACATGAGCAGCTCAGACATTAATGCACTGACAAGGCAAAAAGAACTTCTGCTCCAGAAATTGACCACCTTTGAAGAAACCAACCAGACGCTACGACAGCTTCTCAAAGAGCAGCACAACAAGGAG AAGGATGCTCAGAAGTTAATGGCGCGGcaaaaaatattgctgaaaagGCTGGCTGACTCAGATGCAGAGAATGTG CAACTTCAGATGAAGcttcaggagaaagaaaaagaagtggagaGTCTTGCCAATCAGATACAGGCAGGAAAG GATCAGGCAAAGGCAGTAGAGGAACTCTCCAAATCTATGGAGGCTATGAAAGCCCATTTACAAGCGCAGTTGCGAGGCAAAGAAGCGGAGAACAACCGCCTGACTGTGCAGCTACGG aATCTGGAGCGTGGTGAAGCTCAGCACAAGGCAGAGGTGGAACGTATCATGGAACAGCTGAAAGAAGTAAAGCAGAAGGCAGATCGTGACAAAGAGGCCCTGAAGAAAGCCCTCCGTGCACAGAAAGAGAGGGCAGAGCGGAGTGAAGAGTACGCAGAGCAACTGACTGCCCAGCTAACAGAAAAG GACGGGTATGTTGCTGAGGCGCTGTCTACTCTGGAGACCTGGAGGAACCGCCACGACAAAGCAGTAAAGGACAGGAGTGACCTTGAACTGGAGATTGTTACACTGACcag CCGTCTTGCAGACTTGCTGGAGGAGCAGGCAACTCGGGAGGACAAGGTGCGGAATGACAGAGATGTGGTGCCAGATAAAGTGCATCGACAGAATTCAGAGacctctgctttaaaaatggagAATGAAAGACTAAAG GCTAGTGTGGCCCCAATggaggaaaagctgaagcaaGCACAGGCTGAAGTGCAGCAGCTCAGAATCTCTGTCAAAAACTACGAAGGGATGATTGAAAACTACAAATCACAG ATATTAAAGACCCAAATGGAAGCAGaagatgcagcagcaaaactggagaagtttggaaaagagaacaaggcactaaaggaggaaaagaataatGAGATGGATCTG TCACACAAGCAGTTGCAGAGCAGGCTTGCTGAACTGGAAAAGCTGCCCGAGATCCTAAAGATGAAAGAAGCACAGATAGCAGAATATAGAGAGCAACTTCAGAATTATGAGAGGAAGAACGTCGACCTGTCTGTCCTAATTTCAGATCTTCGTCAGCAG ATTGAGCTCCAGGGGGACAAAATGGAGATGACAAGGGAGAGGTGTCAGTCTGCCCAGGAGGACAAAAAGCAGCTCACCTTGAAGGTGGAAGAGCTGGAAAG AAAACTAGAGTCAACGAGTGCCCAGAACATAGAATTCCTTCAGGTCATAGCAAAGCGGGAGGAGTCGATCCACCAGTGCCAGCTGCGGTTAGACGAGAAGACCCGGGAGTGTAGCTCCTTGGCGCGTCAGCTGGAGATGGCCATTGAGGATGCCAAAAGACAA GTGGAACAAACCCGAGAACGAGCAACCTCTAGAGAGAGGTCAGCCCAGTCCAAGATGTTGGATTTGGAGACCCAGCTGAGTAGGAATAAGACAGAACTGAACCAATTGCGTCGGAGCAAAGATGAT GCAGAGCGCCGCTATGAAAGCCGTCTGCAGGACTTAAAGGATCGATTGGAGCAGTCGGAGAGCACCAACCGCAGCATGCAAAACTACGTCCAGTTCCTTAAGTCTTCCTATGCCAATGTTTTTGGAGACAGTGCCTTGCTGGGCTCCCTCAGCCACTCTCGTTCTTCCCCATGA
- the ODF2 gene encoding outer dense fiber protein 2 isoform X3 encodes MKNRSSSPPLHVHVDENTPVHVHIKKGQKTTPAKCQQKHKQKVKGDTVNVCRSVRVRTKAPWVPPGKTSVRESTCKWEGPAHRLEVAPPDSDKMPSVMHLSDLSADEEDVVCCRMNEYEKKIDSLINAVGMMKEAKLQEKEEHKQLTERLLEEQKEQLNEVTQELVETEHENTLLRRNMERIREEKDLTMLEKKYLQHEKECLMSKLSEAERDAAAAARQIRALENTIGRLNIEKHMSSSDINALTRQKELLLQKLTTFEETNQTLRQLLKEQHNKEKDAQKLMARQKILLKRLADSDAENVQLQMKLQEKEKEVESLANQIQAGKDQAKAVEELSKSMEAMKAHLQAQLRGKEAENNRLTVQLRNLERGEAQHKAEVERIMEQLKEVKQKADRDKEALKKALRAQKERAERSEEYAEQLTAQLTEKDGYVAEALSTLETWRNRHDKAVKDRSDLELEIVTLTSRLADLLEEQATREDKVRNDRDVVPDKVHRQNSETSALKMENERLKASVAPMEEKLKQAQAEVQQLRISVKNYEGMIENYKSQILKTQMEAEDAAAKLEKFGKENKALKEEKNNEMDLSHKQLQSRLAELEKLPEILKMKEAQIAEYREQLQNYERKNVDLSVLISDLRQQIELQGDKMEMTRERCQSAQEDKKQLTLKVEELERKLESTSAQNIEFLQVIAKREESIHQCQLRLDEKTRECSSLARQLEMAIEDAKRQVEQTRERATSRERSAQSKMLDLETQLSRNKTELNQLRRSKDDAERRYESRLQDLKDRLEQSESTNRSMQNYVQFLKSSYANVFGDSALLGSLSHSRSSP; translated from the exons ATGAAGAACCGTTCCTCATCTCCCCCTTTGCACGTCCATGTGGATGAAAACACCCCTGTCCATGTCCATATTAAAAAGGGTCAGAAAACCACACCTGCAAAATGCCAG caaaagcaCAAGCAGAAAGTGAAGGGGGATACTGTGAATGTGTGTCGAAGTGTCCGGGTGAGAACAAAAGCCCCCTGGGTACCCCCAGGCAAAACATCTGTCCGGGAGTCCACCTGCAAATGGGAG GGACCAGCTCACCGCCTAGAAGTTGCACCTCCAGATTCAGACAAAATGCCTTCGGTGATGCACCTGAGCGACCTCTCTGCAGATGAGGAGGATGTTGTTTGCTGCAGAATGAATGAATATGAAAAGAAGATAGATAGCCTCATAAATGCAGTGGGAATGATGAAGGAG GccaagctgcaggaaaaggaggaacACAAGCAGTTGACAGAGCGTCTCTTGGAGGAGCAGAAAGAGCAACTAAATGAAGTCACACAAGAGCTGGTAGAAACAGAACATGAGAATACGCTGCTCAGGCGCAATATGGAGCGCataagggaagagaaagacCTGACTAT GCTAGAGAAAAAGTACCTGCAGCATGAGAAGGAGTGTTTGATGTCCAAGCTGAGCGAGGCAGaaagggatgcagcagcagcagccaggcagatCCGTGCCCTGGAAAATACAATTGGGAGACTCAACATT GAGAAGCACATGAGCAGCTCAGACATTAATGCACTGACAAGGCAAAAAGAACTTCTGCTCCAGAAATTGACCACCTTTGAAGAAACCAACCAGACGCTACGACAGCTTCTCAAAGAGCAGCACAACAAGGAG AAGGATGCTCAGAAGTTAATGGCGCGGcaaaaaatattgctgaaaagGCTGGCTGACTCAGATGCAGAGAATGTG CAACTTCAGATGAAGcttcaggagaaagaaaaagaagtggagaGTCTTGCCAATCAGATACAGGCAGGAAAG GATCAGGCAAAGGCAGTAGAGGAACTCTCCAAATCTATGGAGGCTATGAAAGCCCATTTACAAGCGCAGTTGCGAGGCAAAGAAGCGGAGAACAACCGCCTGACTGTGCAGCTACGG aATCTGGAGCGTGGTGAAGCTCAGCACAAGGCAGAGGTGGAACGTATCATGGAACAGCTGAAAGAAGTAAAGCAGAAGGCAGATCGTGACAAAGAGGCCCTGAAGAAAGCCCTCCGTGCACAGAAAGAGAGGGCAGAGCGGAGTGAAGAGTACGCAGAGCAACTGACTGCCCAGCTAACAGAAAAG GACGGGTATGTTGCTGAGGCGCTGTCTACTCTGGAGACCTGGAGGAACCGCCACGACAAAGCAGTAAAGGACAGGAGTGACCTTGAACTGGAGATTGTTACACTGACcag CCGTCTTGCAGACTTGCTGGAGGAGCAGGCAACTCGGGAGGACAAGGTGCGGAATGACAGAGATGTGGTGCCAGATAAAGTGCATCGACAGAATTCAGAGacctctgctttaaaaatggagAATGAAAGACTAAAG GCTAGTGTGGCCCCAATggaggaaaagctgaagcaaGCACAGGCTGAAGTGCAGCAGCTCAGAATCTCTGTCAAAAACTACGAAGGGATGATTGAAAACTACAAATCACAG ATATTAAAGACCCAAATGGAAGCAGaagatgcagcagcaaaactggagaagtttggaaaagagaacaaggcactaaaggaggaaaagaataatGAGATGGATCTG TCACACAAGCAGTTGCAGAGCAGGCTTGCTGAACTGGAAAAGCTGCCCGAGATCCTAAAGATGAAAGAAGCACAGATAGCAGAATATAGAGAGCAACTTCAGAATTATGAGAGGAAGAACGTCGACCTGTCTGTCCTAATTTCAGATCTTCGTCAGCAG ATTGAGCTCCAGGGGGACAAAATGGAGATGACAAGGGAGAGGTGTCAGTCTGCCCAGGAGGACAAAAAGCAGCTCACCTTGAAGGTGGAAGAGCTGGAAAG AAAACTAGAGTCAACGAGTGCCCAGAACATAGAATTCCTTCAGGTCATAGCAAAGCGGGAGGAGTCGATCCACCAGTGCCAGCTGCGGTTAGACGAGAAGACCCGGGAGTGTAGCTCCTTGGCGCGTCAGCTGGAGATGGCCATTGAGGATGCCAAAAGACAA GTGGAACAAACCCGAGAACGAGCAACCTCTAGAGAGAGGTCAGCCCAGTCCAAGATGTTGGATTTGGAGACCCAGCTGAGTAGGAATAAGACAGAACTGAACCAATTGCGTCGGAGCAAAGATGAT GCAGAGCGCCGCTATGAAAGCCGTCTGCAGGACTTAAAGGATCGATTGGAGCAGTCGGAGAGCACCAACCGCAGCATGCAAAACTACGTCCAGTTCCTTAAGTCTTCCTATGCCAATGTTTTTGGAGACAGTGCCTTGCTGGGCTCCCTCAGCCACTCTCGTTCTTCCCCATGA